CAAAACTAGCCGggacttcatttttctattataattcgaaTTATAGGCCGAtgtgttattttcttatatttcagtatattatgCTAACATTAAACGTATAAATTAACGAAATCATGTCGGCAATAAGTTACATAATAcaaattttccgaaatcgtccgaaactatcAGCGTAACTTTAAAAAGACCACCAAGTAACATCGCGTttacttcatttttctattataattcgatttactgtatatgtgatatttttttatatttcagcaaatgctttcattgaacgtatatttttacgataaaatgtcAACAACTTGTTCCATAGTACAAGTTtaccgaaatcgtccgaaacttaAGAGTAACTTTAAAACTACCaacaaataacgtcgcattttagctcggggtggggaaacaaaatcggtcgtactgaaaaaacgaattcggtgacatacaattttttgttaatcaaacgcaagtaaatatacttgcacatttatgattgaaatttacacaaaattcctcgacccgaaaaaaatgttatactcgaaaaacggacaatttcccagctaaactctacgttacattttgtgcaagtctgacgctttaatgcgtcataatcttaaggtacgtcatagatcattcacgaaatttatatcacaggaaagtgaattttaaatcttttaaaaatacatacatttcatTCGTGTCCGCTTCCAACTGAAatagggatatgctgaaaaccttacagaaacaatgaaaatgacgccaagaaatgacgccccAAAAGTGCCGTTAgcggccaagtttgacagcgcaccaaacaaatgtggcttaaataagagccaaacggaaaacgggaataaatcagaaatatcctcaattttctttcgttaatttttcatagatgtattaaaaaactttttaaaggtcgcactccaccttaaatGCGCAAGCCGTTGAGAGATCATGCGGGTACGTGAAGGTGTGTAGAATTTCCAATATTGGTTTGAAACAGCGTCAGAGATGCAATGAAATGTCATACGAAATGCACTAACACTTATAAATAATTATTCAGCCATTATAATCCTAATAAAGCTGAATTATTTCCTCCAAGACTGGCTGACATTTTCTTTAAAGGTACTAGCCGACAGTTTGGGTGAATGTTTTCAACATGTTCACTTCTACCAAGTTTGGCACGGAATGAATCTATGACACTGAAATATGGTAAACTGAGTTAAAATaagtgttagatattggtaaaaaaacAGGCACAATGTTGTTGGTTTTCTTCATACCATAATTCATAAGCGTTGCAATGGTTTTCTCATTTCTGCACACTATTTTTGGGTTATTTAATAGGATATCTTGCAAAAATTATATTCTAATAAGTTTGACCAATTATCATTTTCACAGTCCcatattttatggatttttgaggaAAACATTAAACCCAAAATGTGTGAACGAGTCGCTTTAAATATGTATCTGACGTAGAGcatacatttacaataaaacaaacgaaatatttatcaaaacgaATATAAACAACAAAATCGATAATAACAAAAACTCGTGGATCAGCTCTTTGGTCAATATTATTTTCAATTCAAGACGTGTACACAACAGCATCTctgcatacaaaaaaaaagaagaaaaacacaaGCATCTATAAGATGTACACGAGTCACAGCTATGTCCTTCACTGTAGTCTTAATTTCAGGGCTACAGTCCAAATTCAATCCGGATCCATCACAGCCAGTGTCTGTGCTTGTTCTTACCTATATGAGGTCTGGTTCGAGCCTGACTGGGGACATACTGCAACAAAGCGATGGGGCATTTTACGTGTATGAGCCATTCAGATCCCTGGGTCACAAAAATGCATCAACATTCACTATATCATATGCTAATGGAACTGAAAGGTATattaaaaattatcatataaatgtTTTAGAGAACAAAAATACTACAACTATTCGTGGATACTATTCTTCGCagattatatattttaagtaaaaatacaCGAGTCTAACCAATATTCCCACAAAAGCAGTGAAGCAGTGATTTCAAGTAAACAAAAACGTATAAACGCATACTAATCTTATGGAAAATATTCCAGCGCTTCTCATTAAAGAACATGTTGTTGTAATATGTATACACACAAACATACTGCAGTCATATCACtaaaagaaaactatatatatagTTTAATGGTTAAATCCTACATACAAAAGGTACATATACAAATCAGTTTTTACAAACTACAACTAATGTTTTGAAAGGCGGGAAAAAATAATATCCTGCAACCGAGGCGCAAGTAGTGAGGATTTTCAGACGGACGAACAAAGTAAAGAAAGATCATATTAAAggaataattaaatttccattaacttaaaataaaactgaaacaattcGTAATCTTTTAAtcactgagaaaaaaaaatgaagcaaaaaTCATTAACACAGTAAAAACGGGAATGCATGTATCGACTTTAAAATATACGTGCAAGAGTCAACAAGAATATCCTTGCATATACCCAGTGTAAAACAGAAGTTAGACAAACAGGGTACTATACACAGTTATTCTgtgatgattttatttcaaatggatCATCCAAGACAAAGCGTTAAAAAGAACCACAGTAGTACAAATAAAGTCCATTGACAGCTGAatctataatttcatcaaatccAGCAAGGTTCTGCAAGGGCGGTCGTCTGGTTATGTCTAAATCTGTATAACATATTTCTTTATACTTTATCTTTTATTTGTACTCTTcttacttggtataaatgtctctaactaaattatattatttttttctaaatttctagctcagttctttttatttttttctctcttctctttttctaaaaatagaaaccaaGATGGCGGATAAGGATTCCAAAGTCCAAAACGTGCTAATATTAACGTACATGCGCAGTGGCTCAAGTTTGACTGGCGATATCCTTCAACACATTAAAGGATCTTTCTACGTTTACGAACCATTACATCTGATTGAAAAAGCCATAACATTTCAATTAAATATGGCCAAACCTGATGGCACTGTCAGGTAAATGAATTTTTATTCTGTACTGAACTTGTCAAACTTGTCAGGCAAACTCCTCCTTGCTCGAATCATTggtcaaaatatatttctagACAGGGTAGCACGTGCATTTATAGTTGTTTGCACGAGATTTCTTAAAAGCTATACCTTATTAGTCGCATAACACCGGAGCACCAAAGTAAAAACTGTCGACAAACGTTACCCTCCGTACTTTCGTTTCCATTCATCGGCTATGTGGATACCATCAGATTCAATACACTGAGGGTGGTTTTAGGGGAATGCAGGGGTATCGCTTTGCATTTTTGTTCGTCAGTCTGTTCGGCACACGCTTACAACCTTATTACTCTTTATTTCTTGgtgaaacatcaatatttttttaagtaaatgacCTTCAACAATAGTTAATATTAGAGAGCCAAGATAGTGATTCCGATAACCTGTCCGATTTTActgtacatttaaaattaatttaaatatcagcgctatgaaatttagtatttcaGACTCGATGACAAAAGCCAAACTTTTTCATATATCGTTGTCCGTATTTTTCGCCGtgaaacaaaagttatattgATAAATACAAATAATGTAAGCATggtaaacattgaaataaaaacgcGTTTATTTGAACGTAGCAAAAACTGATTTATAGAGGAAACATGTGGCACCAAACAAATTGGCTTTATAGGTTGTATGGACCTATCAGATTTCAGTCTCGTGTAAAAATGTTTTGTCACGTCGGTCATCGGAGACAACCAGTGATCTGCGAGTTATCGCAATAAAAGGAAACATCTGGTTAGAATTGGTGTAATTGGAggtcttttgaagattactaattTACATGATAAAACAATTTATCACCTctgtcaatgattttattttatgacttacctatacatggaaaactttacaAACGTTTCTTCAGGAAAGTCGCCTTACAAGACGGTCCAACTCTCATATTTCAGCCTTTCCCTTATTATACTCTGGCTGAAGATACTGTCAGGAACAGATAGAGGCTTTCTAATTCGATATTGACTATAAACATAATGcttgatatttcataaaaaaatggaattttaaaCTCCATGGTTGCTTATTTAATAGTACGTAGTGTTTGGTTTCATTACATACTCCCTTTAATAAGAAATCTGTAAGATGCtggacattttgttttttattttaaaccagTCTGGCGTTTTACGGTTGAAAACATTGCTTTTAAAGATATCTTCCTTAATTTACCTTTCTAAATCTTTTCCAGCTTTTAGACTTCTTTTAGTCGCTACTGGAAGGAACTTATGGCTTGTCCTGCGCGCGCATATTTTCAATATTGCTATCTTCCAAATATGCCAAGTGTTGCTATGACAATagattatatgaaaatatgtcagAAAGATGATACATATACACACGACAAGGAGAGTAGTctatgaaatatatatgtaaagcATATTTACGGTCTACATAATATCAGCGGTTTAAATGATTCGTCTGaatgtaattataaaaaaatagtgCTCCATTCTATTTCAGACAAcctccattttcattcaacgaGGAAACTTATAATGCCTTGTACAATTGGTTTACCTGCAACATCAGCCGACTTGCCAATATTGGACTCATGGACGGTTTTCTAAGTATGATAACTAGAGCGGTTGCGATTTTATATGTGTACGAATAGAAACTACATTGTAATTCCTATAATTCAGTCTTGGACAGAGGCggttaaattttaaactttacctTTTTTGGTCATCTCAATTTCAGTTAGTACTTTTAAAACCTAAATTTTAAATTGTCAAATATGTAGATTTGCTAATGATAACTATATGCACACGTAAAAGTAATGGAATCGCAACCTCTTAAAGCATGAACCAAAACTTACAAAACATTTCTAATACAATATAAATTTTTAGTCGTCCACTTAATATAtgacaatttttaaaacaaatatatgggTGAGGACGCGTGATTCTAGAAACTATGGAGATTTTGCTGTAGACGAACAGAGTAATACATAACAACCCTACGACAAGAGCACGTTAAGTGGagtaagaaaaaatgttataagagTACATATTTCATAATTAGTCGAAGATTTATCTGTTCAATACaagtaaattctttaaaaaaactgATTATTTTCAGATAAAGGTCTGAAGTCACGGATGTTTCCCATTTGTTACCGGAAGGAGATGCAGAACGGAAAAGACCAGAAGTTGGCAATACGCATGTGCGCCAGAGAGCTACAGGGCATATGCGAAAACTCGCCTTTTAGAATTATCAAGACTATTCGAATACAGCTTCAGGATATAAGGAATTTATTGGAAGACTTACCAAATCTAAAAATAGTTCATCTCGTGCGAGATCCTCGCGCTACACTCTCGTCTCAGGCGAGTCTTGGTATGTGTTCTTCAAGGAGGGGAGGTCAGCCTGGGTGCACTAATAAATTTTGTAAACGGTTAGAAAATGACGTTTTGGCGGAGGAACGTTTGATGAAATTGTATCCGAACAGAATTATGCCAGTCTTTTACGAAGACATTGCGAAACATCCGTTACAAACCTCAAAGAAAATGTATGACTTTATAGGGGCCGAATTTACTTTAGAGGCTGAggcatatatttacaatataacgATGGCAGGACTTGCAAATAATTGTGTAATATGTACAACGCGTTCCAACTCTTCTGAGCACGTGGATACTTGGAAAACGAAAATGAAACCTGAATTTATAAATATCGTAAACGAACGGTGTAATTATGTCATAAAACGttacaattttgatgaatttccgGTAACGTAAGCCGCCTTGCGTATAAACTATTGCTATATAATATGATGCCTTAATTTGTGTACGttgttttattaaaatgacaTCACTACCATTGTGACACTGCTATCTGTATCCGTTGTCGTTAAAATGTTACAGTCCtttacggaaatattatagtttgccgcaAGCACTTGTTTCGATCACTCTGCGAATATCaggcgaacatgccgcgaacactttGATGAAATAGATACAATGAtcgcgggatgttcgtttggtgcttacttttcacatgcaaattagattTTCCGCGAACAAGTTGCTACGAACCCCCCGCGACACAATTAGGACAAAACGTGTAACATTTAAGACAACTAATACTTATAACGGTGGTATAGGAGATGGCACAATGTTATTTAACGAGTCTGGAGACTAATCTCACGTTTCCAGCATCTGATTGCTTAATTCAaagttcaaatttgaaattgatcATCGGCAGGCCTGGGCCTTTAGTCTGAAATTGATCATCGGTAGACTGGTCCTCAAATTAAGATGTACAGCCTTGGAATAAAGTATCAGTATTTTGAATGCTTAGTGCGAAACTGCTATAAAGGAGACACAACCGTTTCGCATCAAGACTTTGATGTTTATCTCagtattattaagataaaaaccTCTTTATAAAACAATAGTATGGTTCAATGTTCATATTGGGTATACATGAGATTTAAATACACATCTTGATTACGAAAAATACAAGTTTGTTGTATTTCTTTTTGCATTAAACCTGATAACTACTTAAAATACAGAGTACATATATGTGTGTACTCTTAAAACTGTTTTCTTACCCTATTACCTGGCAGAGACAACAAAGCAATATAGTTGCGGAATGGCTATAGTAACATACAAAAAACGGCGGCTTAAATAACTTGTATCAGTTAATAACTTAGCATTATACCGCACATGAAAAAACTTATAGTCTTAAAAGGagacatataaaatattaaatgtgtACAATCAAGAGTAGACATTTAGCAAAAGTGGCAAAATACGATTTCTTTGCCGTCGTCCTGTGTAAACATTGTACGGGCAGATGGGTGAAATGTATCTTTTTTGGCCGGAAAACATGACGTATTCAATGGGTTTTTGTCTCAAAGGTTCTTGTGTGCGGTGCAAAGCCAAGGGAAAAACTGCATGAAAGGATACATGACTGAACAGAGTAACAACACTGTGTAGTTAGCAACTGTGATAAACTACTTCAAATATGTTCCCATTTTTCCTATACGTGACTGTATTCATAATATGTTCCCATTTTTCCTATACGA
The Mercenaria mercenaria strain notata chromosome 10, MADL_Memer_1, whole genome shotgun sequence genome window above contains:
- the LOC123559380 gene encoding carbohydrate sulfotransferase 1-like isoform X2; the protein is MVSKKYSLLVCASCLLIYLALLLFETETRSKTNSRASSTSSPFINIAGLFNSIETKMADKDSKVQNVLILTYMRSGSSLTGDILQHIKGSFYVYEPLHLIEKAITFQLNMAKPDGTVRQPPFSFNEETYNALYNWFTCNISRLANIGLMDGFLNKGLKSRMFPICYRKEMQNGKDQKLAIRMCARELQGICENSPFRIIKTIRIQLQDIRNLLEDLPNLKIVHLVRDPRATLSSQASLGMCSSRRGGQPGCTNKFCKRLENDVLAEERLMKLYPNRIMPVFYEDIAKHPLQTSKKMYDFIGAEFTLEAEAYIYNITMAGLANNCVICTTRSNSSEHVDTWKTKMKPEFINIVNERCNYVIKRYNFDEFPVT
- the LOC123559380 gene encoding carbohydrate sulfotransferase 1-like isoform X1; translated protein: MVSKKYSLLVCASCLLIYLALLLFETETRSKTNSRASSTSSPFINIAGLFNSIGLQSKFNPDPSQPVSVLVLTYMRSGSSLTGDILQQSDGAFYVYEPFRSLGHKNASTFTISYANGTERQPPFSFNEETYNALYNWFTCNISRLANIGLMDGFLNKGLKSRMFPICYRKEMQNGKDQKLAIRMCARELQGICENSPFRIIKTIRIQLQDIRNLLEDLPNLKIVHLVRDPRATLSSQASLGMCSSRRGGQPGCTNKFCKRLENDVLAEERLMKLYPNRIMPVFYEDIAKHPLQTSKKMYDFIGAEFTLEAEAYIYNITMAGLANNCVICTTRSNSSEHVDTWKTKMKPEFINIVNERCNYVIKRYNFDEFPVT